The Pseudochaenichthys georgianus chromosome 23, fPseGeo1.2, whole genome shotgun sequence sequence TGAAGAGGCTTCTGGCCAATAGAAAGTCTTCTATGGGTATACACGGCTCACCAACCCCGGTCTCCCGCGTATAGTAAGGCTTAACTCCCTTAACTTTTACCATTCATTCTCTATGGTAGTTCTTACACTGTGACTGCAATATATTTCTGGCCACAAGCGAGAAATTGGGGGCGCTGTTGCACCCTTTTGGTAGAAGTAAGGAGACCCGTTTCCGgtgacagagtgagagagacggagcaacagcagcagcagcagcagcagcagcatcttACAGATAGAGAGACGACATTAGCGACACAATTCTAGTTCTAACATCACGTTAAACTTATCAAACGTAAGTGGGGCTTTTTTTTCTACGACTGAATTAACACTTGTGATATTGTTACACTGTTTTTGCAATAGTTGTTAGTTGTTAGTTTGTCTTTAACTGTGTGTTGTTAGCGCTGAGGTACTGTAACTTTTGTTAGCTAACGCTATCGTCATGTATTTACAGTAAATGTCAGCTTTAACAGCAGCTGATTTATTACTCATTACACATGGCAACATAGCTGTCAAATGTGTTGTACAGGTGTATCTTGTTAACACTGATCCAAAATACTGCATCATTTCACTCTTTTCATTGCTGCAGCTCTACTTACTACAGTACATTTTAATCGGGTAAATACTACAGTATTCAGTCTTAAAACTGTTGTTTTGCTATCTTCTATTAtacttttgttattattttatggCTAAAGATCTTACCCATCTGCTTTTCAGTCTGTCTGTTCATGTAATAGAAAAGTTGTTACCTAGGCATTACAAATCCCAATTaatgtaaacatgaaataaagtgAGTTCACTCACATTGACAGGGCAATACATAATAAATCTTCCTGCCCACCTGCccctctgtttgtttgtttgtttgtttgtttgtttgtctgccTGTCTGATCATGTAATATAAATGTGTTACCTATACGCATCCTGGTTAACGTGAATGAATGAAATGAATAACTCTGCTAATATAACAGTATGATGATTTGTGCACTTCTtaatatatatgttgcattgtgttTTTCTGTGTGCAGGAGATAATGAAGAAAACCATATTCTTCCCAGGAAAGATGAGTGTCTTTCAGGAAGGGTCCATCTGGCCACCTGAGACAGGACCCTTCAGAGGAGGGTatgataattaaaaaaaatccttCCCTTCAGGACAAGTCTGCCGCTCAGAAGCATGAGCATGTGAGGGGAGGGGATGTATCCGACCGACTCGAGGTGATGGGGGAGTACGTGCTACAGCTCCAGGAAGCCTGCCCCACCAGTGGCGTCAGAGGGGGAACATACTGTCGGCTTTGGAGCCAGGGCCAAAGACACCTGGAAGCAGATCTGGGATAGCAGGGCTGATGGTTATGCTGCCTTTGTTTTAGGAGTGAAGTGCATCACTAACAGCAAGATGTACACCCTTCAGCAGTACATCCTCAAGCAGCAGAGGGCTGAGTCCTGTCCACCACCGGCTGAAGGCTGCATTGCATCAGCTACCTCCACTCTGACATCCAGCACTCCAGGTCAGCTCACAGTAATATGCAAATACTGCTTTAAGGTGAACATGACATTGACATAATACATGTTATTGTTTAATCTCCTAGTGATGGaggaggacaaggagctggagaGGGCGATGTTGGATCTGTCTCCTTCGAAACTCTACACTGAACCAAGTAGGTGGATCCAGTTAGATATACAGTGATTATATAAACGTACTGTACATGTTAACACTGTGTTCATTGTCACCTGTGCTTTATAGGGCCGCCAGCAGCAGTCTCCAGAGCCCCGGCTGTGTCTACACCAACAGGTTTTTCTCCAGCAGTGTGGAGGGTTAACTGTTTCCAACAGATTTTCCCTGCCATTATTATTCTCAACTAGTTTGTTATGTTGGCCGTGTTCTGGTCTGTTCTGATGCTTGTGTTATTCTGTTCTCCAACTAACTGAAGGAATTAACATGTCAGCAATGATGGGAAGTGTTTTTCCGTTTTTGCATGCTTTTTTTTAGACTGTCATACGAGGATTTGGCATTTTAAATATTGCAGTGGCTTAGAACACCTCGCTTCTTACCCTCTAAGATATCATGCCACACCTTTGAATGAAAGATGTGCTTGCTATATATGTATACTGTTTCTCTGCTTTACCTGTTTCCAAACACATATAGACATTATGTTTTACTATTTCAAATAATTGGGATTCACAAGTAAATACAACAGGgtattttcatttttcattcAAAAAACTCAATTCATAATAAAGAATAATAATCATTTCAAGGATTTCTATGGGTCTTCCACTCAAACCTTGTCAGTGCTGGGGCCTTAAACTTgtaatgtatttaaatgttgcaCTAGAATGTTATATACTATACTAGAATAAATAAGTGAACAATAATTGCACTagaataaatataattattgcactagaatacatttaaacaaataCCAAGTAAGAGGGTATAAATCACTAAAATGAGAATAGAATGCAGAATAGTAACCATACGAGAGCATGAGGTGAAAAACATTTCAGATAATGGATGGTGGTGAGATCAAATAAATCTATATCAAAACAATACACTATCTTCTGCTAaattataatatattaaatattaaggtgcaATACAACATATCATATAGTCCAAAAatacaaagaatataatatggttCAATCCTTTTTTCAGGATCTGATTGTTCTCTCTGTATTgtggtttcagtgttttttatatatttgttgttctatttttaataTTTCTGTTTTTGAATAAATGATCTTGAATGCATCACTGTGGCTGTCTTTACTTGATAGAGGAAGTAATAGTGATAGAAAATGAAACAATGAAACACACTCATATGCTCAATGTAAACATCTATCCaatcaacattttaaaatattaatTATAAGTAAAAATACAAAGATATTATATAAAACATTATTATCACTAATATTAAGATATCATTATTTGTGTTATTATTGCTATATATTAAGATTAAAATAACTATTATAAGAAGCAGCAAGCAAAGAATAATTCATTTCTAACTCCAAATATCGGTTTCAACTTTAACTTTAAACGTTTGAAAAGGAAAATGTAGTGTTTGTGTAAAATGAGCAACATTTTGAAACTGaatgtgggacattttgtttgggCCAGGTGGGATTCGAACCGGCGTTCTTTTGAAGAGGCTTCTGGCCAATAGAAAGTCTTCTATGGGTATACACGGCTCACCTTCGCGTGTTAGGCGAACGTGATAACCACTACACTACGGAAACTTGGTGCCAATGGTGCATTCAGGGACATCCAGTAAAGTACAATCTCAGTATAAATTAATCTGTAGTAAAGATAGTCAGGTAACAGCAATCAAATACAGAGCCAGAAGACAAAATACATTAATACCAATAAAGGAAAGACAAACATAACTTCAGCCCAGTTCCAAGTGACATGTAAATTAACGTTTTCCATgttttcaaacaaactactctTGTACAACATGGTCAACTATGGGCCCCTCAAAACTCCCTCCTTCGAGCCGGATTTGAACCAGCGACCTAAGGATGTCTGATTTTCCAACTACAGTCCTCCGCTCTACCAACTGAGCTATCGAAGGGTGCAATTTACTGCCAAACCAGAAAGCAACTTAAGCTGAAGTAACTGTAGAAGACAAACTCTTCAAGGATATTTTTAGCAGCTATGTGACCCTTCTTGGAGTTGTGAATGTATAAGGTAGTCCTGAATGTCACTCACAGGACTTGATAGTTGCCCAGAGCCTCGCGGGGCGGGCTGCGATTCCAGCGGCAGTCTGGGATGTCCCCGTTGGGTGTGACGATGTTCAGGGTGTCGTTGATGAGGTTGTACTTCAGGATGCGGTCGTTGGCTGTGCTGGAAGTCAGCGAGGGGGAGGCATTGACctgagagtgacacacacaaagAAGTACCATTTACATATGAACAGATCCCAGAGAGAGATTCAGCAGCATCTTTGATATTCACATACTTGAATCCTTGAGTGGGTGAAAGACTTTTGATTCTCAGCTTTTGTTATTCAGTACCTGTACCTGATTTGGCTGCCAGCAGGAATACTTGTACTAATAATGAACAAAGGAAACTCATTTCCCATTGTTATGTCGCCCCAGATTAATTTCTAGTAACAGAAATAGTTCAGGCCTAGCCTTGAAACACAGCAAGTCATTGTGTAGCTGTCAGAATGACTGGAGAAAAGATATGGCAGTCACAAGAGGAACATAATATTTTAGAAAGTAAAAAGGACAATACAATCTTTTTAAGACGAGTAAGCATACAGTGTTGCATACAGCAGTGTGTGTCAGCTGGAAGAACGCATTGGATGGGTGAAAGACACACCTTCAGCGAACATTTGAATAGAGAGTAGCACACGTTCAAAGTACAAACACAAAGATCAACCTCAGGGGCATTTAAAGTTGCTAAACATTTATGGGAAAGGAATGTGGAGTCATTGTGTAAGCTTGTTAAGTATCCTTGGACTCCTTGGACAGGAACAAAGCAAAGAAAAACacgattttatttttgtgttgtgttcatgcaTGTTCCTCCCGTTAAATGTCTCACCTCGATAAGCCATGGCTTGAGCTTGTCATCGATAATGATGTCATACCCGTAGCACTCAAAACAGTGTTTGTCATTGTTCATCACAGGCTGGCAGAGAGAAAAGACAGACACTGGATTAGGAAGAGGAACTGACCTACATTGTGGGTGATTaagaacattttacattttaatgTAATATAGAATGATTCATGAGGGAAAGATGTTAGCCAATAGAGAAAAGCAACCTGTGAGGGGAAGTGAGTCAGATCACCTAGTAGAAAAGGGAAGTGTGCAATAAAtgctaaaaacaaaaataagtgCCCACATGCAGGTGTGTTTTTACAGCtgtgtgtttaaaagtactaGCTGGCTGAAACCACTGAATACTAAAGGCAGCATCCCAACAGGAACAGAGTAAAATCACAATGACTTTTGGCTCAAACATGTGTGGGGGAGGGGTTTTGTGCTGTATGTGGCTTCAGCAGTAGAGATGTGAAAGTTTAGTGAGCATTGCTAAAATAGAACTTTGGTAAATTACACCACTATTGAACTTTTGAGGTACTTCACTTGAGTAGTTCCGTTTAATGCCATTGTATTGATCTACTTTACTATAGTTCAAAGGGAAATGCTTATTTTACTTTAATGGTCCAGTATTAATTGAATAGGAAATATGATAAATATATGAGTGAAAATTGACTTTTATTGTACGGAAGTGGTGTACTTATTACTGTACTATATTTGACATGTTAGAATATGGCCATAAACCAGAGGAATAAGCAAATAATGTTTCCGCCCGGTCTCGAACCGGGGACCTTTCGCATGTGTTAggtcctttatatatacagtctatggttaggtccttacacaccaatctgacaccaaagaacacgacCCGACTcttgtgtcgcctcacgtctcctgcgtcttggccaacagtcgcaatggaacacaccgcaaagacttcagccgacggccaagtagcacctacgaactgcgcatgcgtgagtggcaataactctccttaccagcaggcgacggtaatgtgtattcgtcattccaaaagaggcaacaaccggaagacagactgcgtgatacaccgagagaagaagaacagactgtgtgatataaacaaacaacaaatagcgtgtgcattttcactctacagcgagaagctcatggggctttcccgaacctgtgtcgagagctggagttaaatgaaatctcagatttgccttcttaatcgtttgtttgggtccctcacttccgtttcgcttctcatgcaccgATCGCTAAGCtgcacagccaatcagagtcatTTCTTTAGCCGACAGCCTTTTACCGACAGTctcccgattcaacatgttgaatcggcggcggaaggtgtcggcacggccgaaaatACACGACGGGGcggggacacaccaatctgagtagggctgtcactacccgatctgcacccCTGCCTGAtctgcactgcgcatgtgcgagatggtccgccatatttgacaactccgtacggcaacccaactaggacacttgacacagtggcgtttggcaaagcagaaaaagaacactcaaaaaacagagagagatgagttattgttattacaacgtgacttcactattatttaacaactctttttattgggttcttttatttggggttaagtacattgtcagaataagtgaggaatgaatttaacttctgttagacagctataggccatacatttttgcatacattcacagtgaatatttattcagtatgatagctgtctaacagaagttaaatccatttctcacttattctgacaatgtacttaaccccaaataaaagaacccaataaaaagagttgttaaataatagtgaagtcacgttgtaataacaataactcatctctctcagtTTTTTTAGGTTTCTTTTTGTGCTTTGCCAAAcaccactgtgtcaagtgtcctagttgggttgccgtacggagttgtccaatatggcggaccatctcgtacatgcgcactgcagatagggcagggatgcagatcgggtagtgacaaggGCTCATCGACGGCCACACATCTATCGACGGcgaaaatcggcttggtgtgtaaggaccttAGGCGAACGTGATAACCACTACACTACGGAAACAAGGTGCCCATGGTGTGTTCAGGCCAGGGGCACGCAGTAAACACTGGCACCAGGCACATTTGCAGTataaggcccaatcccaaaccgccccctacaccctacaccCCATagccctacccctacccctccgttcgtgcggagggtccgccatattgagggctgttccaaaccaacgagtgtggagcggtgtggagggggagtgggctatcaagccctcaaacagcgagtctgcagcggtgctgacttgagaccggtctctacctgaccggtctcagcgctgtgtgtgtccgtcaggaaacaagctgttaacAAGTAGTTTCAGCAAACATCaactgataaattgcgatgttaacaacctcatgataacctcatatttttttaacttaggatcatatctgttttagtctagaaaaaggtaaatgtgtgcattttattgttttcttgttgttgttgttgtatatatttacagactgttgcaaaaactaagaagcttataaatatcaggtttaaaactaaaagagctttacaaaaaagtaacacaattaaagatgtttggagttttatttgagttattaatttacattttttgtcaaagagatgctgatttgaaaccgttgttacatacagttacggcatttcctgtttctgccggaggggagtttgtcccaaagcttgccgctgtatttactccctccatctgacaggagggagcctcgtgtgtctctccacggagttcactccatcacggagggggagtgtgtaggggtagggtgtagggcgtggtttggtATTGGGCCTAAGTTGATCGGTCATACAGAATGTCAGAAGGCCAGAGGCCAAAAGACATAAAGACTAATACATTAAAAGCAGAAACAGATAACTACGCCCGCTTACTGGTTCCAAGGGATATTATGTTGGTGCTGTTTTCACTTCAATTTATGTTTTCCATGTTTCTAAACAAACTACTCTTACACCACATGGTCAACTGTGGGCTATTTAGCCTCTAAAAATGCACTCCTTCGAGCCGGATTTGAACCAAAACCCTTTTTGGAGGATGTCTGATTTTGGTGGATGTCTGATTTTCCAACTACAGTCCTCCGCTCTACCAACTGAGCTATCGAAGGGTGCGATTCAAAGGTCACAATTCCCAGACTATCATCTAAAAGTCGTGCATCCGAACAGCCACTATGTTTATCAACTACCAATTTGGTCAAACTTTGCACACTTTGTGTAATTGTCATATGATGTCAGTAAAAGTAATTGTCATATCTATTTGCGGTGTAATTTAGGATGAAAAAGAATTCATGTCCACTTACAGCTACGGCCTTCAGCGACTGCACGACGATCCAGTGGATCTGGTCGAACAGCCGGCTGGTCACCTCCTTCCCTCTGGTGCTCTCCAGGTACAGACGCAGGTTACTGACCGTCCACTTGCCTCCGTGGACGTGGTTGTAGTCATCCTGCAATAAAGAAACAAACTTTAACTAGATATagaattgttttttttgttccGTTACAAAAAATGTACAGATTAGCTTGAGAGAATAAATAATGCCTGAATTTCGTCAGCTAGTGTCAGTGGATCTAGTCTGGGGAAGATAAATAATTTTGTAAgaatataaatgaaccaaatagcaaactaaataaaataatgtaCTTCCATTTAAAAGGGAACTTTTGTTCCAGGTGTGATGTTATAACATGTTTGCTTCCAAACAACAGTTAAACTCAAGGGATTCTGGTTTTAGTGTTATTTGGGTTTTTAGCATATTATGATGACCATCACTTCAATTTATGACTCACTATgagttgcattatgggaaatgCAGGGTCCATGGTTTGGGAGCTTGTATTATGGAGCGAAAGTCAGAATATTGCTGCCCATGCTGCTTTGTGATCTCATTTTACGAAAGTGACTGAATTGTAGGATTTGAACCAAAAAAAGTTTGGAGGATGTTTGATTTTGGTGGATGTCTGATTTTCCAACTACAGTCCTCCGCTCTACCAACTGAGCTATCGAAGGGTGCGATTCAAAGGTCACAATTCCCAGACTATCATCTAAAAGTCGTGCATCCGAACAGCCAATATGTTAATCAACTACCACGTGACAGACTGAATTGTAGGAATTACCCTTTAAAACACTATGTTTTTGTAACCATGCCTACCAAAATCCAGACTTACCCCGTGTTTTTGGATGGCCACGTTAGTGAGGTGAACAAACATGTTGTCCAGTTCACTGGTGCTGGGTGTGTACTTGACTGTGCAGAACCTACAGAAACCCAGCTTGTACCTGAGGACCAAACCACAGAGAGAGATCACTCAGGGCGGGAAACAGTTAAACATGCCTGTTACAATTTCCCAAAGCCAAAGGTGTGTGTGATGAAACTCGAATTATACAAATACTAAAAAATACAGTTGTCAACATAAGCATTCTCAACATGGCCCAATTTATTTCCTGTTGCAGTGTAAATAAGTGACATGATGAGCTGACAGGAAGTAGTCAGGGACCCAAGCTGTGGCCTAGCAATGCAATAACAATAGAACATACCAGCTGTTTACAGGTATATAATAATTGATTACTTCTAAACATAAAAGAAACATAACCTCAGGGCTTACATGTAGCATTTCAGAGGTCGATATGTGGTCACCAAAACGTAGAGGCGCAGGTCAAACTTCTTCCCTCCGATCAGCAGAGGGTTGTCGATGTACAGGGAGATGACGTAGGCCTCCTTGCCACTGTTTGCAGCTACAAACCTGATGGCAAATTCTcatgaaattaattaattaattcaggACATGTCGTGGAATAGCAGCCAACATATTTCACTAAAGAGAACGTATAGAGTGCTGCAGGGGTGACATCTGGTGGTACTCTTAAGCAGTTTACCAAAACAACCATTTTTCACTGATTGAGTTGACAACAGGACAGAACAGGTGCtctttgggatcatttgtactaaaagagtaagtgtaataAATGAGAATACTTGGCACCAAGCACATCTATGTAAAGAGTCTCACAGGAAGTGTGACAACGATATCTTGGGTAACTCACGTGGAGGTGCGGCTGTCTCTGGACCATTTTTTGATCTGGGACAGTTTGTTGATGAGGAAGATGCCTTTGCCCTGAGCCTTCCCGCAGGGTTTCATGATCCACGTGCTGGACGGGTTCTTTCGGTACTCCTCCACAAAGAGATTATAATCGGCCGGGAGCATGAACGTCACAGGGACAAAATCTGCACAAGAAATAGGAGGAAATAGTTAAGAATATTATCTTTGTGAGGGAAAAAGTGTGTATTTCTACCCTGATCCCTCCCATCAACGTTAAATGGACACCTAAATAAGTGTATTTCCCGTTCTCGTCCTTCTCTGCCAGCGGACTGCTTTCCTTCTCCAGATCCTTGCGGTAGCGTTTGATGTTCTTGATCATCAGGTCCTTCCTGGTCAGCTCGTAGTGGTTGGGGAAGTGGTTAACCATCTGCTCATCGGTCAGGCGGTAGCCGGT is a genomic window containing:
- the ttll1 gene encoding polyglutamylase complex subunit TTLL1, with amino-acid sequence MAGKVKWVTDIEKSVLINNFEKRDWIHVTENDDWNFYWMSIQTIRNVFSVDTGYRLTDEQMVNHFPNHYELTRKDLMIKNIKRYRKDLEKESSPLAEKDENGKYTYLDFVPVTFMLPADYNLFVEEYRKNPSSTWIMKPCGKAQGKGIFLINKLSQIKKWSRDSRTSTFVAANSGKEAYVISLYIDNPLLIGGKKFDLRLYVLVTTYRPLKCYMYKLGFCRFCTVKYTPSTSELDNMFVHLTNVAIQKHGDDYNHVHGGKWTVSNLRLYLESTRGKEVTSRLFDQIHWIVVQSLKAVAPVMNNDKHCFECYGYDIIIDDKLKPWLIEVNASPSLTSSTANDRILKYNLINDTLNIVTPNGDIPDCRWNRSPPREALGNYQVLYDEEQAQSENAERDLRSRSGQSLGSKGSKGSAGVRPAAATWK